In Aeromicrobium yanjiei, the sequence AGCTGCAAGTCCGGCCGCGTGGGTCCTCGCGACCAGAACGACGGGGGGCTGCGGACTGATCGACGGCCACCGGTGGTCGGTCGCGGTGCCCCCCAGCAGCTTGGCGAGCGTCGTCTCCCCGGAGCCGCCATGTGTGCCGACAACCCAGACCCGGGCCGGTGTGGACGTCGACCACACCGGCAGCTGCTCGGACGCCTCCGGCGGCGTAATGGCGGGCTGAGGGGCGCTCGCACCCGTCGGCACGATCAGCTGGGCCGATTCCTCCGGTGAGTCCAGCGTTTCCGGAGGCGCCGGTAGCCACGGATTGCTCATAACAAGGTCTCCCATATGTCCGCCTGCTGTGTTTAACTGATTCCGCGGGCCGCATAGTTCGAACGAACTAGTTCTTCTGGTCGGGACACTACTCCGATCTCGCTCTATAGGCTAGATTCAGATCAAACACGTAATTCACGTGCTTTCGCCTGATTCGCTATGACGACTCGCAGGGGGGTGTGTGAAGGTCGATGCGTGAAACACTCCCCCCTCGTGAGTCCGCGAGTACCTGAACCGACTGAGGGCGATCTACTGACGGTCGTCGAGGTTGCGAAGTTCATGAGTGTCAGCGACAAGACCATTCGCAAATGGTGTGCAGAAGGACGAATCCCGCACGGCAGACTCGCAGGTACGATCCGTTTCGACCGCGAGCAACTACAAGCCTGGGTCGACGAAGGCTGGCACTCGAACTCCAACGCTGCTCCCAGAGAGCCCAAGGAGTAAGCCCGCCGGCCTGAGAGGCCTTGCGGCTGTCGCTGCAGCGCTCATCGTTGTGAGCGGGTGCACCAGCGGCGACAGCGACAGCGACAACCCCAGGACCGGTGCCACACCGCCCCCTGCGTCACCGGTCGCGACCTGGGACCAACAGAGCCACACCGCCGCCGAGCTGGCAGCGAACAAGCTGCTGATGACGTGGTCGCGGCCGACGATGGCTTATGAGCAGTGGTGGGCTGAGCTCAAACCGTTGCTGAGCCCTGAGGGCCAGCAGAAGTACGCCTACACCGATCCGATCAACATCCCGAAGTTGAAGATCACCGGCGCCGGGGTGGAGTCCAACAACGACAACCCGCACGTCGTCACGATCACCTTCCCCACCACCGGCGGGAAGTTCGGCGTCGACCTGTCAAGAACGTCCATCCCCGGGCGGTGGGTCGCGGAGAACATCATCTTTCCCGGCGACTACTCACGGTTGCAGTGATGGGCGCCTCCAAAGGGTGGGTGGCCCTGACGACCCCGGTCACCATGATCATGGCGCTGGTCGTCGCGATCCCCCTGCTGTTCGGAGGATCCGACTGCGACCCCGCGCTGGCGTCGTCGACCGGGCCGACCAGTGACGCGGTCTCGATCATGTCGTGGAACGTGTGCGCGAGCTCGTGCGGGCAATGGGACCAGCGCAGCGGTTCTGCGGTCGAGCAGGTCGGGCGCATCTCGCCGGACATTCTGGCGGTCCAGGAGGGCGGCTGGGGCAAGAAGAAGCGCCCGTTCACGTTCCAGGGGTTCGGTTCGCTGGGATACGCGAGCGGCAACAACAAGGCCCCGTTCATCGGGCGCTACATCTTCTACAAGCCGGGCAAGTTCGACCTCGTCAAAGCCGGCTCATTTGGCCTCGGCGGCACCCATGGCATGGCCTGGGCCAAGCTGCGGACCAAGGCCGACCGGGTGACGTTCACCGTCGTGGACGTGCACCTGGCGTTTGAGAAGTCCGCCGACGCCAAGCGCCGCTCCCAGATGATCGACGGCTTGGCCAAGGTGCGCGCCGTCTCTGGCGCTG encodes:
- a CDS encoding helix-turn-helix domain-containing protein, with the protein product MTTRRGVCEGRCVKHSPLVSPRVPEPTEGDLLTVVEVAKFMSVSDKTIRKWCAEGRIPHGRLAGTIRFDREQLQAWVDEGWHSNSNAAPREPKE